CCACATACACGCATTTTCTCCAATGGAAATATATTACGGAGCATCAAAGTCTGGAATGTCCCTCGGAGAAACTCTGAAAATGTTGAAAGATGCAGGGTTAGGTTCCATGCCAGGGACAGCTGCTGAAATCCTCAACGATGAAGTCCGGAAGGTTATCTGCCCGGGTAAACTCACCACCAATGAATGGGTGGAGGTTATTGAAACCGCCCACCAGATGGGTGTGCCCACCACCTGTACCATGATGTATGGTCATGTGGAAGGGGTGGAGCACCGGGTGGAGCACCTGGAAATCCTGCGGAACATCCAGAAAAAAACAGGGGGCTTCACAGAATTCGTACCCCTCACCTTCATGCACATGAATGCTCCCATTTACCACCAGGGAATCTCTAGTCCTGGAACCACCGGTACTGAGGACCTGAAACTCTATGCTGTGGCCCGGTTAATGTTTGGTGACTTATTAAATAATATACAGGTTTCCTGGGTGAAGTTGGGGTTCAAATTCGCCCAGGTATGTCTGACTGCCGGCTGCAATGATATGGGTGGAACCCTGGGGGAAGAGAACATCTCCCGATCTGCCGGGGCACAGCACGGTGTTTACACGCCTCCTGAAGAATTACAACGGATAATAAGGGATCTGGGGCGTGTTCCTGCCGAGAGGGATACTCTTTATAAGACTATAAAACCAGTGTAATCTTAAAAAACCATTGTACTAATTTTTAAAGATATGCTCTTTTTAGAGATGATTTTGGTTAATTAAAATAATTTGGGAATATTATATATCTGGTGCTAAACTGTTCGAATAACCACCCAATCCCCTTCCTCAACACTCCCCATAACCTCCAAACCTTCAACCACCCTTCCAACATGATTCACATCAGAAGCAGGCTGTGAATCTCCGAAGAATATGCAGAAAGCCTTTCCGGGAGGCCAGTAGGATACATCCCCCTTATCAGAGGATGGTGAGGGATTTTCATAGTCATGTTCAAGGGGTATGGGGAAGAAAATCTCTTCCTGCCATAACTGGGCTTCACCTTCCATGGGAAGGTTTTCATAGAACTTCTGGGCGGTGGATGGGTTTCGATCATCCAGGATTACCTTTAGTTTTCCTTTTTCCAGTATTTCAATTTCAATCTCCATTTTCAAATCCCCTTCTCCGATTTTTTAAATTGATTATTTTGAATGTTAGAAGATGGCTATCATTTAAATGTTGGAAATATCATCTGGTTCGCCCTGTTTTAGGAGGTCTTCCATGATCTGGACTCCGGTGGAAGTTCCGATTTTACTGGCCCCGGCATTGATCATGGCTATGGCTGCTTCCAGGTCCCGGATGCCCCCCGCTGCTTTCACGCCCATCTCCATGCCCACAGTCTCCCGCATTAGTTTAACATCTTCCGCTGTGGCTCCATCCACTCCGAAACCAGTGGATGTTTTCACATAATGGGCTCCGGCTTCCCGGGCTAGCTGGCAGGCAGTGATCTTCTCATCCCTGCTTAAGAGGGCTGTCTCCAGGATAACTTTGACCACATGCCCCCTTGCTGCCCCCACCACTGCGGCGATATCTGCCTGGACCAGGGGGTAATGCCCTGACTTGAGGGCGCCTATATTCATCACCATATCCAGTTCAGAGGCCCCACTGGCCACTGCTTCCTCTGCCTCAAAGGCCTTGGCATGGGGTGTTTGCACCCCGAATGGGAAACCTATAACCACACATACATTAGTGTTGGAGTTTTCCAGGAGTTCACTTGCCAGGGAAGCCTGGGTGGGTGTTACACAGACACAACTAAAATCATAATCATCCGCCTCTTGACAGAGCTCCCTAATATCATCTTCCATCGCATCCCTCTGTACATTGGTATGGTCAATCATTCCAGCCAGTTCTTCTATGGATATCATTTATTAAATCCCTCCATTTGATGGTATTCTAATATTTTAAACAATTTACTGGTATTCTAAGTATTAATCATCTTTCTATTTCAAATTCCTAACATTACTATTATATCTAATTAACATTCTTTGGTATTTTAATTCTAAGAAATTTTTATAAAAGAACTGATTTTTAAATTAATACTAATATTAAATCTATTATCCACATTAACTTTGTTAAACTAATTTTTTAGCCATGTAAGGTCCTTTTCGCTTGTAACCAAATTTACGGTAATAGTTACGGGCCCCGATTCCACTGATAATCAGAATTTCCTTTTTATCATATTCTTCACGGCTGATTTCTTCGGCCTTTTTCAGTAACTCTTCACCATAGCCACGGTGCTGCCACAGGTCATCTTCCCTTTCACCTAAAGGTATCATGGGTCCGTAAACATGCAATTCACGAACCAGTGCACTTTTATGGCTAATTTCCGGACGATGAGCCTGTTCTGATGGCATTCGTAGCCTTAAAAATCCCAGGAGAACATCAGCAGGAGCATCTTCCATGGACAGGAATATTTCCTCCCCTTCACTGGCACGGTATTTTTCCATCAGGAGTTGCACATTGTCTTTATTGGTATAAGTTCCATGGGCAGCCTGGTGTCCTACTTCCCGGCAGCGAATGCACTGACACTGAACTTTCTCTCTTTTAAGTTGATTATAAACCAGTTCTCCCAGGTTTGACTTCTGGACTCCCGCTTCTATGAGTTGAGATGGTATGTCCCGCTGTATACGCATGGTACGCACCCATTTGGGGAGAATCTTCTTAACTTCCACAATTAATTTCACGGCTTCTTCACTGGTATAGGGAGTGTACTCCCCTTTTTCCCATAGTTCATAGAGTTTGGATCCTTTGGTTACCAGGCAGGGGTAGATCTTCAGCATGTCTGGTTTGAAACGTTCATCAGAGAATAATCGTTTGAATATTCGAAGATCACGTTCCTGGTCACTGAAAAGACCCGGCATGAGGTGCATGGCTACCTTGATCCCAGAGTCCTTTAAAACACGGGTAGCTTTTATGGTGTCTTCTACCCGGTGGCCCCGCTCTACCCTGTGGTAGATGAAGTTGTAGATGGTCTGCACACCCAGTTCTACCCGGGTTACACCCATCTGCAACATTCGGTCCACATCTTCCCTACGTGAGTAGTCTGGCCTGGTTTCGAAGGTCATACCCACACAGCGGACACTGGAATTCTCATTTTCCTGTTGAACATTTTCCAGGTATTGGAATCCCTGCAAATCAAGGTTGCCCCCGGTGTACTCATCATCAGAATTTAATTTATATTCTTTAACTCCAAAATCAGTCATGGCTTGGAGACACTGGGTGATGAACCATTCCTGGAAGCATAAAAACCGTGAGGGAAAAGTACCACCCATAATTATGAGTTCCACCTTATCCAGGGGATGACCGATGCTCTCCAACTGCTGGAGACGATTGTATACCTGTTTATACGGGCTAAAATCGTACATTCTGGCCCTTAATGCTGCGGGTTCTTCTCCCGTGTAACTGGGAGGGGCTATTGTACTCTCGGGACAGTAAAGGCATCTTCCGTGGGGACAGTTATGGGGCGGGCACATCACCGCCACTACCGCCACACCTGAAATTGTTCTGGTTGGTTTTTTCTTCAAAATAGGGATAACAAGTTCTTTTTCCTCTTCTCGGGCTGTTTGAAGTATTTCCGAGTTACGGGGAAACCGGTCCAGTTTGTAATCACGGCACACCTGAAACTTTGCCTTCTCCAGATCCTTCCTGTTTTTTATCTTTCCAGACTGTATATCTTTAATTATGGATCTTCCCGCTTCTTCCATATCTTTTTCTCCCACAAAACTCCATTTTTATCTTAAAAATTGTATTCATAAAATTATTCTAATAAAATTTTATTTCTACTAATTAATGATTTAGACAATTCTGGCAAATACACACTTGATTATTATTTGGTTTTAAAACAGTATAAATGACTGGGGGAGATGCCTAATAAATATATTGACATAGGGGAGTTATTAGCCTTTTTAAATCCATCCAGAAAATTAAGGGGATATGGAGGCTCGTTAAATGGACAATAATTTATATACATCAAAAAACAGAGTATAAACTGGTGTTTAAATGAAAGTAAGTGACTTTTTCGGGCGAAGAGTTTTGGATAAAAAGGCCAATGAAATAGGTAAAATTGCAGACATGGTCATAAAACCAAAAGAGGGCATTATAACCAGCATGATCATATCAACCAGTGATTTCGGACTCACCCGGAAAGATCTGGAAATCGTAACTGCAGACATAGAAGAAGTTGGGGATTACGTACTTTTAAATATTGAAAAGGAAGAACTGAAAGCAAGGGCAGAATCCGGTCAGAAGAAAGAGAAATTACGACTGGACATTAAAAAATAATATCATTTATCCATCAAATACTTAAAAAAATACTATAAATGATTTCATTTACCAGTAAATTGGGGGTGAGAATGTGGAAGCTGCAAACAAACGGAATAAAGAGATTTTCATAGGTTCTCATGTGAGATACAGTGGTACTGGCAGTGCCGGGGAAGTTTTAGGTCTTAAAAGTGATGAAGATGGAATTTGGGTGAAGGTAGACACCACCCAGTTATGGTACAATAGCCGCTACCTGGAACTCATGGATGAAAAAGAATACAATAGGCTTAAAAAACGAGAATCCAAAAGAAAAACAAAAGTATCCAGTGAAAAAACGGATGAAAAGGAATCCACTAAGAAAAAAGTGGATAAACTTAAACAGAACCTGGAAGACATTGACATGAGCTCTGAACTATGTGATGGTGGAGGTTAAAAATCCGCCTCAAATCTCTTTTTTTAGGATATTACTCGGTAAAATATTTTTAATTTCTTAATGAAAGATCACCAGATTCCTTTTTTTGAATAGGTAGAATCCTTTTTTGGAAATCATTAGGTACTAATTCTTTAATCCTTTGAAAATCTATTATATTTACTCTAACTACTTCAAATTCTGGATGCACTCCTGGAATGATTCCTCCACCAGTGATTTATCTACATTAAGACCATCCAGAACATTGGTGTGGTAAGATTCCCCCTGAATTGACTGGTGAACCGGGTCGCACACAGTTTGATTATTAGCCGGAATATGTACCGGGTCACAAATAATGGGTTCGGTCATCATTTTATAGAAAACATAAACAATAATTAAAGATGTTATCCCGGAGATAAGGGCAATAACTATTTTTATTTTCTCATTGGCTATGTAACAATCAATAACACAGCTTAATAAGTAGCTTAAAACTAGACCGATTACAATGGAAAGGAAAATACTTATTAAAAAGACAAGGGCATCAACTGTTAGGGATAATGAGAGAGAATCAAGATAAATGATATTATCAATCAGCAGAGTGGTAAGTGCGATGCAGGGAATGGCTAACACTAAAAATAGGGTTACCTTGTATTTTAGGGGATACAAAAATTCTTTAATACTCACCATGAAATTATTTCTTATTTTTTCTGATATTTATTTTTTTATAATATCTGTGGGGGGTTATTCACAGGTTTAGGATAGGTAAACTGTATTTGAAGTTGTTGGTTTTTAGCAAATAACGATTTCATTAATTATATCCTGAAAATCCTGCCCAGAGTAGTTGAGTTTTGAAAATAATCACCCACTCCCTTTTCCTGGAATTTCTTTTCCACCACCTGAAACCTCCCCATTTTCTCACCCAATTTAGATGCCCTCTCAGCGTAATTTCCATAAAAAACGTCCATTTCATGTGATAAATGGTTTAATTTTTCTTTAATCTCTGATTCACTCACAAAACTGTAGATCTGGATTAATGATTCCAATGTAAAGGTGTTTACCTTGGATATGAGCCTTTCTGTTTCATCCTTTAAATTTCCTGATTTTTTCCCGGGATAGAAATGTTGCAGTAGCTGTGAACGGTAGGATAGGGCGATTAGCTTATGGGATAACTCTGGATAAAGGGAATTCTCCCGGTAAAAGGTGAGACTGTTAAGACGGAACAATTTTTCCACGGCATTATCCTGAATTCTGTAATCCCAGTGTGGCCAATTGCCCTTTAAAAGTCCTTTTCGTTTAACCAGCTTCTCCAGAGGAGAACCGGCTACAATTTCCGCTCTTCCAAAATCAAAGGCCAAATTCTTATTCTTATTCATGCAGTAGATGTTCTCATTTATCTCTTTAAGAGTGGCCCGGGGGTGGAACATCAGTAGGTTAAAGGTAACACCCATATCAAAATTTTCCAGGAGTTCTATGGAGCTATTAATCTCTTCCAC
This DNA window, taken from Methanobacterium subterraneum, encodes the following:
- the cofH gene encoding 5-amino-6-(D-ribitylamino)uracil--L-tyrosine 4-hydroxyphenyl transferase CofH codes for the protein MYKSPDIEPTIGEILNKARKKPISNGEALKLMKTTGNEYQALIRAADLRRRELVGDKVTYIQNWNINFTDICTGTCGFCAFRKDPGQGGAYFLSVDEIVARAKNAWDDGAVEICIQGGLHPDVDAHFYEKIVRSVKEEIPDIHIHAFSPMEIYYGASKSGMSLGETLKMLKDAGLGSMPGTAAEILNDEVRKVICPGKLTTNEWVEVIETAHQMGVPTTCTMMYGHVEGVEHRVEHLEILRNIQKKTGGFTEFVPLTFMHMNAPIYHQGISSPGTTGTEDLKLYAVARLMFGDLLNNIQVSWVKLGFKFAQVCLTAGCNDMGGTLGEENISRSAGAQHGVYTPPEELQRIIRDLGRVPAERDTLYKTIKPV
- a CDS encoding cyclophilin-like fold protein encodes the protein MEIEIEILEKGKLKVILDDRNPSTAQKFYENLPMEGEAQLWQEEIFFPIPLEHDYENPSPSSDKGDVSYWPPGKAFCIFFGDSQPASDVNHVGRVVEGLEVMGSVEEGDWVVIRTV
- the deoC gene encoding deoxyribose-phosphate aldolase: MISIEELAGMIDHTNVQRDAMEDDIRELCQEADDYDFSCVCVTPTQASLASELLENSNTNVCVVIGFPFGVQTPHAKAFEAEEAVASGASELDMVMNIGALKSGHYPLVQADIAAVVGAARGHVVKVILETALLSRDEKITACQLAREAGAHYVKTSTGFGVDGATAEDVKLMRETVGMEMGVKAAGGIRDLEAAIAMINAGASKIGTSTGVQIMEDLLKQGEPDDISNI
- a CDS encoding tRNA uridine(34) 5-carboxymethylaminomethyl modification radical SAM/GNAT enzyme Elp3, with product MEEAGRSIIKDIQSGKIKNRKDLEKAKFQVCRDYKLDRFPRNSEILQTAREEEKELVIPILKKKPTRTISGVAVVAVMCPPHNCPHGRCLYCPESTIAPPSYTGEEPAALRARMYDFSPYKQVYNRLQQLESIGHPLDKVELIIMGGTFPSRFLCFQEWFITQCLQAMTDFGVKEYKLNSDDEYTGGNLDLQGFQYLENVQQENENSSVRCVGMTFETRPDYSRREDVDRMLQMGVTRVELGVQTIYNFIYHRVERGHRVEDTIKATRVLKDSGIKVAMHLMPGLFSDQERDLRIFKRLFSDERFKPDMLKIYPCLVTKGSKLYELWEKGEYTPYTSEEAVKLIVEVKKILPKWVRTMRIQRDIPSQLIEAGVQKSNLGELVYNQLKREKVQCQCIRCREVGHQAAHGTYTNKDNVQLLMEKYRASEGEEIFLSMEDAPADVLLGFLRLRMPSEQAHRPEISHKSALVRELHVYGPMIPLGEREDDLWQHRGYGEELLKKAEEISREEYDKKEILIISGIGARNYYRKFGYKRKGPYMAKKLV
- a CDS encoding PRC-barrel domain-containing protein, whose protein sequence is MKVSDFFGRRVLDKKANEIGKIADMVIKPKEGIITSMIISTSDFGLTRKDLEIVTADIEEVGDYVLLNIEKEELKARAESGQKKEKLRLDIKK
- a CDS encoding DUF2098 domain-containing protein; this encodes MEAANKRNKEIFIGSHVRYSGTGSAGEVLGLKSDEDGIWVKVDTTQLWYNSRYLELMDEKEYNRLKKRESKRKTKVSSEKTDEKESTKKKVDKLKQNLEDIDMSSELCDGGG